In the genome of Pyrobaculum islandicum DSM 4184, the window GGTGATAGCGTTTGACTCCGCCCACGCATGAAACGTCCGTGGCCTAGTTAGGATAAAGTCATAAGGAGTACACGATGATATAGTAGATACACCCATAGCCCATAAGGCTTTATATATCCTTCTCTGTCCCTCTAAGGTCTCTTTATCTATCTCCAAAACTCCGCCTAGGTCTGTCGCGGCAGGGTTTGAAGTAGTAAATACAGACACCTTGGCCCCCAGAGAAACGAGAAACTCTAGAAACTCCACGCCATGCTCTCCGATGGTTAAGTAAGAGACCCCTGATATATGTGCCGTCTCCACTGGTACTACCTCGCCGCTAGAGATAACATCTGCGATTTTTAATATCGCCTCTTTAGCGTACTCTTGTGCCACCAGTTTCGAGCATACCCCCCTATATATCTCTTCAATCTGGAATCTTCGCTTTTTCGAACAGAGAGGGATCTGCGTCTAAAGGTCTAGTGGCATCTATGCCTATTTTATGAGTTAAACCTTCCTCATTGAGAGCGACTGGGTCAAGTGTTGAGCCTCTTACGTAAGGCACTACAAACAAACCTCTGTCAGCTCTGAGTCTTGTGGCTATAGCCCACTCTATGGCGACAGGGTCCTCCGGATCTATGTCACTATCTACGGCAATTGCTATTTTCAAACTGGGGTGAGCTGCAAACGCGGCTAGAAGCGCGTTTTTTGCGTCACCTTCTACAGATTTGTCTAGTGAAATCACCGCCACAAGCCAACCAAAGCCGCCTTTTGTTAACCTGACTTTCTTTACCCCAGGTGTGACAGATTTCACAGCTCTCCATATCTTTGCCTCTCTTTCAAAACCCATAAGTAACATATGCTCTAAGCCGGCTGGCAGTAAGTAGTGTAGATATGCCTCTTCACGTAACACGAAAATCCTCTCCACCCTTACAACGGGTTGAAGCCGCACTCTGTCATAAACGCCGATTATGTCAACAAAGGGCCCCTCCTCAGCATACTCCCGCGTTAGAAACCCCTCTATTATGACCGACGCCATAAAGGGCGCCACAGCCCCATTTTCTAGTTCAACTACCTTAATACCTCCCATAAGACGAGATGCGACCTCTAACTCAAAAACTCCATAAGGAGGTGAAGACGCCGCAGCTAATAAAACCAGGGGATGTACTCCCCAAGCAACTGCTATGGGAACTTCTCTGCCCTTCTCAATACTGGTTTTATATATTTGGTAGAGGTGTCTAGGTACTAGTCTTACCACTGCCTTCTTATTTCCAACAGGAGAGAACCTATGTATAGATGCATTCATAACGCCGTCTATCCCTACGCCAATTATCACACCAGATGTTATATAGGGCTTTGCCTCTTTTTCATAGTAACGTACCATTGGCAGATCATATAGAGACTCTAGTTCTCTATACATATCTCTCCACGTAGATACGCTCTCTAACTTAGCAGGGTTCTCCTCCGCGTTTAAAAGTTTGACATATGCCTCCTCGTCGTTTTTAACTCCGAGATAGAGGTAGAGCTTCTCTCTAGTGTCTATAACATTACCCACTCCGACAAAGCCCTTGCGTACATTCTCAAAAACAGGGGTCCACCTCCCCTCGGACTCCTTTAGAATTTTGGCAATAGTAAACTCGCCATATGGAGGGTGGTAAGATCGGACGTTAGAGAGACTCTTTATAATAACGCCAAGCGACATTTAAAAAGGACTTTCGGCGTAGAAAAAACACCTTAGGCCATTTCAAGTACTATCTCAACGGCGGCAACTGTCCTCTCTCTGCCACCTTGGCCTTGCACTTTGTCACTGAGCAACTTAATATCTTTTATCTGAACTTTACCGGGCAGGAATCTGTCTCTTACCATAACTGCGGTTGATACGGCCTTGGAAATTGCAGCGCCTCTAGCTTTTAGCACAACTTTTTTAACGCCGGCGTTGAACGCCATTACTGTTGCAATTACGTAATTTGTCGTTGGCTTTTTACCAACTAGTATTGTCTGTTCTGTCGCCATAGGTGAGCCTCCATAAATGGGGTTTTTAACAATTTCGCCTTACTTTAGGCGTTTGAAACAAATATTACCGAACCGTAACTTTCCATCGTGGAACACGTTATATATGAAACAGCTAGAGGTAGAAGGCGGGAAATAGTGCTTCTTTTACATAGGGAGGGGCCTATGACACTTACAAAACTCAGAACATCGTTGAATATTTCGGCGTCTGTACTATTGTTTGAGCTTTCTGCGCTAGAGAACCTAGGCGTTGTAAAAAGAGAAGAGTCCCTGGTACGTTTAACTGACCTTGGAGAGAAGGTTGCATCGATAATTTCAACGCTAGAACCTCTTAAGTCACTTACACTCCCCCCTACGGCCAGTCTTAGACCTTTGGTCATCTGGCTTCTCCTATCGCCACATCTGCATATAACTACTCTTGTAATACTTACAACATGGATCCTCGCCTTAATAGTTGGAGCTTTACAAAACCCCCCGTTGACCTTGTTCGGCGTTACCTATGTTGGATATTACCTCCCACTTTCGATAAGACTCTCTATATATCATTCTCTTGCGATTTCACTTTCATCAATCGCTGTCATAATCTTGACAACATACATACTCTCCAGGAAGAGAATAAAGCCTCTTAAGACCATAGTCGGCGTAATTCCATTGGCCTTATATCCCTCTACTCATCTCACGCTTGTACAAATCGCCTATTCACTAGAATTTGTATATTTAATCACTCTTTCGCAAATACTGCTTTTCCTAACTCTACTGCTTACAGCTACTATGTACGCAACTATGTACTCGCTGGAAGTAGGCACGACATATGAGCAGACGCTTATCCATGCGCTTATAGTATTTTTTGTAATACCGGCATTGTTGTATATGATCCCCATACGCTAATGACGTATAAACCGGCCGAGGACAGCTACTTGACTTTAGAAATGCTTAATGAGGTTAGGGGAGATGTGTGTATAGATGTTGGAACTGGTTCCTGTATCCTGGCTAAAGCGCTTGTCGAAAAATGTAGACTCATAATAGCGGTAGATATAGAAGAAGAAGCATGTAGAACATGTCCAAATAACATAGACGTAATTTGTAGCAATGCGACAGAGACGTTAAGAGGTGGTGATGTTGTAGTATCTAATCTCCCCTATTTACCTCCTGAAGAGCCCATAGACCTAACAATACACGACCTAGGTATTATCCCAAGAGTACTTAGATGGATATCAGCGAATAGGCCACATACTGTGATTCTCACCTTTAGCTCACTGGGGCGCGCCGACTTTGTATTTGAAGCACTAAGATCTACATGTGTAATCTTAAAAATAGCAAAACTACACCTTTTCTTTGAGAGTATATTTACTGTCGTTGCTGAGTGCCAGAAACCTCGCCGATGACTATCGCCTTATCTTTAAGCCTAATACGGCCGAATGATTCTACGATATCACCTATGTACTCACCTATTCTAATTGCACTTTCTTTAGCTACAGAGGTCGCAGGGTCTGGAAACGCCTCTTCACGTCTTACCCTATGACTCCACGATGTAATCTCACTTTGAAGTTCTGCGATTTTCTGCGGCGACGAGTCGCCTGTTAATAATGCCTCTGCTTGTTTAAGAAAGCCGGCTACATTTGCCAATATAGGTAGAACAATACGCATGTCAATTTTCTCCTCTTGGCTTACATATGCAATTCTACAAATGTGATCAGCCATTCTCTCGATAGATTTTGCAATTATTACATATTCAACAATGTCTCTGGGATCGTCAATCTTTAATTCGAGCATTATGTATCTAGACATGGCGGCCCTTTTAAGTTGGCGCTCCATGAGCCAGTATAATCTGTCCACCTCGTCGTCGCGTTCAATGATGTCTCTAAGCATTGCGACGTCGTCTTTCTCCAGACCTGTTATTAGATCACTTAACATATTTCCGACTAGGCGCAACATCTTTCCAGCAATATCCGCCACAGCTAACTCTGTGGCAGATACCATAGACTGAACAATAAGCTTGTCGCTAGCCTCTTCTACGATCTCCATATCGACGACTCTACGTCGGATGAAGTCCTTAATCTGCTTTCTAAGCCCCATAGTCGCTGGCGAAAACCTGACAACGACCGTCTCAGCCCCGCCTATATACAGCGCCATAAATAACTTCTCTACTTCCTCAACGGCTACAGGCTGGTTTATAGTAAGTTCGGCAACTACACCTACACGCTTACCTAATTTCTTAGGGATAACCACTAAAGTGTCATCTGGCTGTGTTACGATAATTACCTCGTCTCCTGGCAGAAGAGATATCCGCTTGGCCCACTCCTTTGGAAGGCTAACTATAAGAGTTGCCCCGCCTGTAAGCTGGACTTTTCTGACCTCGCCTTGCATATATCTAAATAGACGCCATATATAAATATATTTAGATCTGCAAAAAAAGAGTATTCCATATCCTCTATATAACTCAGATACACCAGAAGTTTAGAACCTAACACAATACAAGCCTCGGCTAGTCGAGTTGTTAGTCGATAAATTTCTGGTTTCTTATCTTATCCCGTAGATAGTCGTGTAAGAATTTTAGGCCGTGTGTAGATAGTGCCTCTATTTCTACTTTTTTCTTCTTCTTTAGGAATAGGTTTATCTCCTTAGTCCATTCCGGTTTTTGAAACCAAGGATATCTGAGCAACTCTTGTGCTCTTTTGATATCCCGGTCGTTTGCAGCTATGACATAATTGTCCGAGATCTTATAAGCATCTATATCAGTCGCGGTTAGTCCAAGAAATTTGGCATTTGGCGTGGCGAGTCTCTCACTCTCATAGCTAAGCTTTATAGAGCCGCTCTTATATACAGAGTAAATATACCACCCATAGGGATCGCCGTCGGTAAGGACATAGACAGGAAGTTTATACTCCTCATTGAGTCTCCTAATGAATCTCCGCGTAGCTCTATCCGGCATGCCCTTTGCAGTGACCAAAATTGCGTTTTCCTGGCTCCAAAACTTCTCTCTAACTAGGCGTTGAAATATTGCATCTTTCTCCACAACCAGTACATACGCGGCCTCTACTTTTATAATCTCCAGCGCATCTACATTAACTGGGAGGCTTAGTGCTGTTTCACCAAATTTACTCGCATCTAACTCGTAGCCCTGTGATCTAACTACGATAGGCCCTACAATCTTTCCCTTTACATCGGCAGAGATCCCCATCTCCTCTCTAAGTACGTTTGTCGCGACTTCTATATCCTCAATTACGGTGTTAGACTCTGTTTGCTCATCCCATGTATTTTCTCTGTGTACCCTCCCTAACGGATCTTTAAATACTATGGTATGTTTGCCGTTGTAGTAGAGGTCACGTATAGTGGGATATACATCTTCTCTAATAGCCTCCACAATTAGCCGGAGCATTAGAACTGTTTGCATAAATTTACGCGACTCCTTAACATCTAGGAACCTTCTGTGCATTTTCTCCGGCCCTAATTTTAACATCTTAGACTTCTCATCCCATATGGTATTACTGAGAGTTCTAGCTGGTATCTCCATAACGGGCTCTCTTAATTCGAGAATTGACTTGGCTAAGTCATGTCCCCAACTTTCCAAGCGTTTGAGAATTTCAACTCTACCGCTCACGCCCGTTTCTGGTTCTCAGTATAAAAATTTCTCCGTCACGTCCCCCTACCTCTCTCTTGGCCTCTCCCTGGGGGGCTTGGGGGTCTGTTTTGGGTGTGCCGGGGCGGGGGGTGGGTCTTATGTGGCCGTAGGTCGTCGATTTTCTCCGTCTGCCGCCCGGGGCCGGCGTCGTTCATGTGGGAGGTGTAGTTGGGGGGTTAGGTGGTGGTCGCCGAGGGGGTTGTTTCTAGCCCCCAGTACCTCTTCTCCGCCATGTCATGGGGGCGCTGTCTCTATGTGCCCCGAAGCCGCAGGTGGGGCAATGCATTACGCGGCCCCTCTCCTCCGCCATCTTAGCTCCACAACGGGGGCAGACCGTGCTGTAGAGTCGCTCCTCTACATATGGAATGCCGTACCACTGCGCCTCTTCAGCTGGCCGAGGCCGTCTAGGAGGTGTTTCTTCTCTCCGCCCCCCTCCTTCAGCTCTCGGTAGCTCTCCTCCTCCACTGCGTCAACTACGACGGCGGCTTGGTGCTCTCTGGCCAACTTTATGATCTCGCGGGCGGCGTTTATAACGACGTCGCGGATTACGCCGTAGCGCTTTGTCTCAAGTTTCCACAGCTGTCTTTGGAGATCCAACGCTCTGCGTGGGTCTCTGTCCTCGTCCACACGCGCGAGAGCTCTACTAAGCCGGCTTATGTGGGCATGAATCCTCTCAAGCTTCCGTATCCGCTCTTTCTTGGGGAACTTCTGCAACTCCACAACTCTGTCGTCGGCCACGAGGCCAACCTTTATGTAGTGGTCTAGGCGGTTCCGTTAAACGCCCAACTGGGAATCAAAAATGAGAAAGACATAAGCAGAGTCGTCTTTGTCGACCTAAAGAGCGGCGTTCTCAGAGTGCGGAAGTTGGGCATACCGCCGTTTGTTGTAAAATTGAAGAAGGGCGACATCTCTTGGATCAGAAAACGGTTGGAGGAGGGCGCCAGACTCAAGTTGGCGTTCTTGGGCGTAGGAAGACGGAAGGGCAAGAAAAAGCCGACCTATGACAAGCTCTACGTCGCCCCCGTCTTCACTAGAGAAGTAATGCCAGTGGAGTCCAAGGCTATCGTCGTCGATGTCAACCGCCTTGACCACAACATCATGGTGGGTCTCATCGTGGACAACAAAATCGTCAAGCGGATGAGACTTCCAGACGAAAGTGTGATAAGAGAGTTGAGGAGACTAATCGCTCCTAATATGCTTTTAAAAGGTATAGTAATTATGTGTATAAGCCAAGGGTAGACCCATGTATATTCTTACATGGAGATCCAGACGCCTGGATTTTGTTACTAGGAGAGAAGTTTGTCGGAGAGTTAATTAGAAGGTTTAGACATGTGGCGCGAGATATAGACGACTTAGTTCGTTATTCGGTGGAAAATCCAGGCGCAGTAAACATAGGCCTTAGAGGGCTGGAAATAGGCGGTCACTATAGAGATGAATGGATGTTATTTATTGAAAGCGGCTACCTCTCGCCTGGTGCACGTACGAAATGGCCCTATGTGCAAAACAATACAAGCCTAGACGTTAGAATCCAAGTCTCGCCATGTTATCTACTTACATCTTTAGACAAACCAGGCCGTAGGTATGTGTGGAGAAATAGAGCGTCATCGTTATTTCATTGGATCTCTGATATACCGCGTTATAAGCCTCTGGAGGTTTTTAGAAAAGCATTTCCTGCCCAGTTGAGAGAGTTAGCAAAACGCGGCTATGCGTGGGTTGCTTGGAGTAGGTGGAGAGATCGACATAATAAACATCTGGCTGAGTGGCTCTACTGGCTTGATACTGGGAGAATGGCGCATATAGATGCTATATTAAGCAGAAGGTGCGAAATGCCGTATTGTACAAAAAACCAAGGCGCCGAAGTTTTGTACGTATCAACGTGACGATATGAAGCCCCTACTAAAAGATGTCATAGATGTACTTGGTGAGGGGTGGAAGATGTACTGGGGCCTTCCGCCAAACGGCGTGTATTTACTAAAGGAGGCGTATATGGCAGATCCTGAAGATATAGAACATCTCTGCAAGTCTGGAGACAACATAGTGATATATATAGCAGCGACATTTGGAGGTCTTAACATAGTCTATGGGAGAGTTAAGCCAAGACCTCTTAACTGTCCTGTTGCCACCTTTATAAAGAACTTTAATAAAAGAGATATAAAAGCTGCAGTAAAGACATTAATAGAATTTGCACTACTAGTAGAAAAGTTACCACTTTTCCAAATAAATCCAGAGGTTGTGCGTTTTGCCGGTCTCTGTGAGGAGTATCCCCTTATTTGCGAAGACCCGCTTGTAATTGTTAATGCCCTAAAGAAAGTCGAAGCTAGAAATAGGAATAAGCCCGTCTCCGTCTTTACGTCTCAGGAGCTTGTCCTACGTGAATTAGTAAGAGTCCTTAGAGATAAGATAGAAGTAGATAGTAAGTTTATCGAAGTTGTAAAAAAAGTGATAGAAGACCCCGAGAGATTACAGATATGTTATGCTTGACATACATACCTTAACTCTGTTAAAGAAGATTCAAGAGATGTGTAAAGAGGATGTTTTTTACTCTAGACATAAGGACTTATGTATTGCTGTAAGGATAGCACTTTTAAATATAAAGGGCAGAGGTATTAAACTTCGTCCATCTCTGATAAAACTAGATAGCCTATCAGATAAGAAAGTGGCCTCTTATATACTGAAAGAGTTGAAAAAAGAAGTTGGGCCTATTGCCGATAGCGAGAGTTTAAGACAAGCAGCTATCTCGCTGGTATATAAAAAGCTTGTTGAACTAATATGAGGCCGGTAAAACTCGTCGTTATTACTTCTCTCGACGGCGGAGTTGGTAAGACTACCTTAGCAAGCGTTTTAGCTGTGGCTAAGGGATATACATTGTTAATAGATATGGATTGGGAAAAGGCAGATCTCTCACAACTCTTTAGAGTCCCCAAAAAGCCAGGCTGGCTTGCGCCTTTTTTAAAGGGCGGCCTTCCGTATGTGCATAAGATATCGCCAATACTCTACTTAATGCCGGGCTATGAAGCTTTTGAGCTATACCAAAGGTTTGGAGAAGACGTAGTTAAAGACTATGTTGAGGCAATGCTTGAGTGGGTAAGCTACATGCCGAAATTTATCGGTAAGCTAAAAATTCCAGTAGACACGGTAGTAATAGACACGTCAGCTGCGTTAAGAACAGAACTTTTATCTAAGTTGCAAAGTTTTGGAGTATTCAACATCTTTATGGCAGATAGACGTTTAATCTCTCGAATTTCCGATATAAAAGCCGAACACTATAGGCGTTATATGGCGTATTCTACTCTAGCAGTTGTAAATATGGTAGAAAAAGACGAGCTTAAGATGGCTAAGAAGATAGCTCCGGTTGTCTTAAAGAGGGTGACTATTAACGATTATTATGGCGAGTCTATTGCTAGTTCAATATTACGAGATAGAGATAATAGGAAGTCTATTGATAATATTCTAACTAGAATAAAATTGTCATGATAT includes:
- a CDS encoding ATPase, with the translated sequence MRPVKLVVITSLDGGVGKTTLASVLAVAKGYTLLIDMDWEKADLSQLFRVPKKPGWLAPFLKGGLPYVHKISPILYLMPGYEAFELYQRFGEDVVKDYVEAMLEWVSYMPKFIGKLKIPVDTVVIDTSAALRTELLSKLQSFGVFNIFMADRRLISRISDIKAEHYRRYMAYSTLAVVNMVEKDELKMAKKIAPVVLKRVTINDYYGESIASSILRDRDNRKSIDNILTRIKLS
- a CDS encoding zinc ribbon domain-containing protein, with the protein product MPYVEERLYSTVCPRCGAKMAEERGRVMHCPTCGFGAHRDSAPMTWRRRGTGG
- a CDS encoding class I SAM-dependent methyltransferase, coding for MTYKPAEDSYLTLEMLNEVRGDVCIDVGTGSCILAKALVEKCRLIIAVDIEEEACRTCPNNIDVICSNATETLRGGDVVVSNLPYLPPEEPIDLTIHDLGIIPRVLRWISANRPHTVILTFSSLGRADFVFEALRSTCVILKIAKLHLFFESIFTVVAECQKPRR
- a CDS encoding phosphate signaling complex PhoU family protein, translating into MQGEVRKVQLTGGATLIVSLPKEWAKRISLLPGDEVIIVTQPDDTLVVIPKKLGKRVGVVAELTINQPVAVEEVEKLFMALYIGGAETVVVRFSPATMGLRKQIKDFIRRRVVDMEIVEEASDKLIVQSMVSATELAVADIAGKMLRLVGNMLSDLITGLEKDDVAMLRDIIERDDEVDRLYWLMERQLKRAAMSRYIMLELKIDDPRDIVEYVIIAKSIERMADHICRIAYVSQEEKIDMRIVLPILANVAGFLKQAEALLTGDSSPQKIAELQSEITSWSHRVRREEAFPDPATSVAKESAIRIGEYIGDIVESFGRIRLKDKAIVIGEVSGTQQRQ
- a CDS encoding DNA topoisomerase IV subunit A; amino-acid sequence: MSGRVEILKRLESWGHDLAKSILELREPVMEIPARTLSNTIWDEKSKMLKLGPEKMHRRFLDVKESRKFMQTVLMLRLIVEAIREDVYPTIRDLYYNGKHTIVFKDPLGRVHRENTWDEQTESNTVIEDIEVATNVLREEMGISADVKGKIVGPIVVRSQGYELDASKFGETALSLPVNVDALEIIKVEAAYVLVVEKDAIFQRLVREKFWSQENAILVTAKGMPDRATRRFIRRLNEEYKLPVYVLTDGDPYGWYIYSVYKSGSIKLSYESERLATPNAKFLGLTATDIDAYKISDNYVIAANDRDIKRAQELLRYPWFQKPEWTKEINLFLKKKKKVEIEALSTHGLKFLHDYLRDKIRNQKFID
- the albA gene encoding DNA-binding protein Alba, with amino-acid sequence MATEQTILVGKKPTTNYVIATVMAFNAGVKKVVLKARGAAISKAVSTAVMVRDRFLPGKVQIKDIKLLSDKVQGQGGRERTVAAVEIVLEMA
- a CDS encoding ArsR family transcriptional regulator, with amino-acid sequence MEHVIYETARGRRREIVLLLHREGPMTLTKLRTSLNISASVLLFELSALENLGVVKREESLVRLTDLGEKVASIISTLEPLKSLTLPPTASLRPLVIWLLLSPHLHITTLVILTTWILALIVGALQNPPLTLFGVTYVGYYLPLSIRLSIYHSLAISLSSIAVIILTTYILSRKRIKPLKTIVGVIPLALYPSTHLTLVQIAYSLEFVYLITLSQILLFLTLLLTATMYATMYSLEVGTTYEQTLIHALIVFFVIPALLYMIPIR
- a CDS encoding UbiD family decarboxylase; the protein is MSLGVIIKSLSNVRSYHPPYGEFTIAKILKESEGRWTPVFENVRKGFVGVGNVIDTREKLYLYLGVKNDEEAYVKLLNAEENPAKLESVSTWRDMYRELESLYDLPMVRYYEKEAKPYITSGVIIGVGIDGVMNASIHRFSPVGNKKAVVRLVPRHLYQIYKTSIEKGREVPIAVAWGVHPLVLLAAASSPPYGVFELEVASRLMGGIKVVELENGAVAPFMASVIIEGFLTREYAEEGPFVDIIGVYDRVRLQPVVRVERIFVLREEAYLHYLLPAGLEHMLLMGFEREAKIWRAVKSVTPGVKKVRLTKGGFGWLVAVISLDKSVEGDAKNALLAAFAAHPSLKIAIAVDSDIDPEDPVAIEWAIATRLRADRGLFVVPYVRGSTLDPVALNEEGLTHKIGIDATRPLDADPSLFEKAKIPD